One window of Thermacetogenium phaeum DSM 12270 genomic DNA carries:
- a CDS encoding methyltransferase produces MAWAADLFHRAGACFQLNRESSVLVTSGPFRFSRNPMYLGMLIWLLGMPVLLGTLSTSLFPVLFFLVANFFIIIPLEERSMEQQFGERYLDYEQLFGGGSEIEKRPRPAAMVWVVGVCGKLLARAGKFLLGGWFLVDAAKLAEERERHVALLRSEVARLTGELQRLGAQKIVLFGSMARGRLDLFTDVDLLVVMDSELPFVERSGWVYRELRPRVDADIFVYTEEEFETLKDGVFLRRALAEGVVLYEKKPS; encoded by the coding sequence ATGGCCTGGGCTGCTGATCTGTTTCATAGAGCAGGAGCTTGTTTTCAGTTAAATCGAGAGTCTTCAGTTTTGGTGACCTCGGGGCCGTTTCGCTTCAGCCGTAATCCGATGTATCTCGGGATGTTGATCTGGCTCCTCGGCATGCCTGTCTTGCTGGGAACACTGAGTACGTCCCTTTTTCCCGTCCTCTTCTTCCTGGTGGCCAACTTCTTTATTATTATTCCGCTCGAAGAGAGGAGCATGGAGCAACAGTTTGGGGAGCGTTATCTTGATTACGAGCAGCTGTTCGGCGGTGGCTCTGAAATCGAGAAAAGACCTCGGCCTGCAGCGATGGTTTGGGTGGTAGGAGTTTGTGGTAAACTATTGGCGAGGGCAGGGAAATTTTTGCTGGGCGGGTGGTTCCTGGTGGACGCAGCGAAACTTGCGGAAGAAAGGGAGAGGCATGTAGCTCTGCTGCGCTCGGAGGTGGCGCGGCTGACTGGGGAGCTGCAGAGGCTGGGTGCACAAAAGATTGTGCTCTTCGGCTCGATGGCGCGCGGCCGCCTGGACCTGTTCACGGACGTTGATCTGCTGGTAGTGATGGACAGCGAGCTGCCGTTTGTGGAAAGGAGCGGCTGGGTCTACCGGGAGCTGAGGCCGCGTGTTGACGCTGACATTTTCGTCTATACCGAGGAAGAGTTTGAGACCTTGAAAGATGGCGTTTTTCTGAGGAGAGCTCTGGCGGAGGGGGTAGTGCTGTATGAGAAGAAGCCCTCTTGA